Proteins from a genomic interval of uncultured Desulfuromusa sp.:
- a CDS encoding putative 2-dehydropantoate 2-reductase yields MRIGIVGSGALGLYYGAMLQRSGQDIHFLLRRDYQAIQKNGLHVYSCNGDFHLPKVAAYLSPQEIGPVDLVIVGLKTISNQHLLELVRPLLGTDTAILTLQNGLGNEELLSAAFGAERILGGVAFLCSNREEPGTVHHLGEGKILLGEFSGGLSSRSSNLAKMFQTAEVPCSAVNDLRRARWEKLVWNIPFNGLSALLGKDVTEILNHSPSKELVKNLMLEVISGANAQSLKEPIDAQKYSQGLISFTENMDHYRPSMMIDRAEGRALELEAIYAIPLQQAEAANISMPQVKMLWTLLDSGEK; encoded by the coding sequence ATGCGCATTGGGATCGTTGGTTCAGGAGCCCTTGGGCTCTATTATGGAGCCATGCTGCAACGGAGCGGGCAAGACATTCACTTCTTACTCCGTCGAGACTATCAGGCTATTCAAAAAAACGGACTCCATGTCTATTCCTGTAACGGTGACTTCCACCTTCCCAAAGTTGCGGCATATCTATCCCCGCAAGAGATCGGACCGGTTGACCTGGTCATTGTCGGACTGAAAACGATTTCCAACCAGCATCTGCTGGAACTCGTTCGCCCACTGCTGGGAACAGACACCGCCATTTTAACCCTGCAAAACGGCCTCGGAAATGAGGAGCTGCTCTCTGCAGCTTTCGGCGCTGAACGCATCCTTGGTGGCGTTGCATTTTTATGCAGCAACCGGGAAGAACCGGGAACCGTTCACCATCTGGGAGAAGGAAAAATACTGCTGGGTGAATTTAGCGGAGGGCTCAGCTCCCGTAGTAGCAACCTTGCAAAAATGTTTCAAACTGCGGAAGTTCCTTGCAGCGCCGTTAACGATCTTCGCCGGGCACGTTGGGAAAAGCTGGTTTGGAATATCCCCTTTAACGGTCTCTCCGCACTGTTGGGGAAAGACGTGACGGAAATTCTCAACCATTCTCCGAGCAAGGAACTGGTTAAAAATTTGATGCTTGAAGTGATTTCCGGCGCAAATGCCCAGAGCCTGAAAGAACCTATTGATGCCCAGAAATACAGTCAAGGACTGATCTCTTTTACCGAAAACATGGATCACTACCGCCCCAGCATGATGATTGATCGGGCAGAGGGTCGAGCATTGGAACTGGAAGCCATCTATGCCATCCCGCTGCAACAGGCAGAAGCGGCCAATATCAGCATGCCACAAGTAAAAATGTTGTGGACGCTTCTTGACAGTGGAGAAAAATAA
- a CDS encoding potassium channel protein yields MDPVKKIKFSLVSLVILISGGTFGYATIEDWSFFEALYMTIITLATVGYSEVHTLSHSGQIFTIFLIVFGVGTIAYTIGSLIQFMVEGQLYQLLGRKKVQKQISRLHGHYIVCGYGRIGRLISREFASKPLPFIVVENDPLRCQCLAEDGYLFIEGDATQDEILERAGIHQAKGLVTAVTSDAANVFIILTARGMNPQLFIMARASEEGAEIKLKRAGANKVVSPYTIGASRMAQAILRPSVVDLIDIATGGKNIELQMEEIPVVPESHLVGKALSQSGLRKELKLIIIGIKDAEKMIFNPEASTIIEAGHILIALGELPDIKKLELIAANKHL; encoded by the coding sequence GTGGATCCGGTAAAAAAAATTAAATTTTCTCTGGTTTCATTAGTCATTCTTATCAGTGGTGGGACTTTCGGATATGCCACGATAGAAGACTGGAGTTTTTTTGAAGCCCTCTATATGACCATCATTACCTTGGCGACGGTCGGATATAGTGAGGTTCATACCCTTTCACACAGCGGCCAAATTTTTACAATTTTCCTGATTGTCTTTGGAGTTGGCACCATCGCCTATACCATTGGCTCCTTGATCCAATTTATGGTTGAAGGTCAGCTGTACCAACTATTGGGGAGAAAAAAAGTGCAAAAACAGATTAGTCGCCTGCATGGGCACTACATTGTCTGTGGCTATGGTCGCATTGGTCGTCTGATCAGCAGGGAGTTCGCGTCAAAACCTCTGCCTTTTATTGTTGTAGAGAATGATCCTCTTCGTTGCCAGTGTCTGGCAGAAGATGGATACCTGTTTATTGAAGGAGATGCGACTCAGGATGAAATTCTTGAGCGGGCAGGGATTCACCAGGCTAAAGGGTTGGTGACTGCTGTGACCTCTGATGCTGCTAACGTATTTATTATTCTCACAGCACGAGGCATGAATCCTCAGCTTTTTATCATGGCACGTGCCAGTGAAGAGGGTGCAGAAATCAAACTGAAGCGTGCTGGAGCTAATAAGGTGGTTTCTCCGTACACAATTGGTGCTTCGCGCATGGCACAGGCAATTTTACGCCCGTCAGTTGTTGATTTAATTGATATTGCAACAGGGGGAAAAAATATTGAGTTACAAATGGAGGAGATTCCAGTTGTTCCCGAGTCTCATCTTGTCGGCAAAGCCTTAAGCCAATCTGGTCTGCGGAAGGAATTGAAACTGATTATTATTGGTATTAAAGATGCTGAGAAGATGATTTTTAATCCTGAAGCCAGCACAATTATCGAGGCAGGTCATATTTTAATAGCACTTGGAGAGTTGCCCGATATCAAGAAGTTGGAACTTATTGCAGCGAATAAGCACTTATGA
- a CDS encoding sugar phosphate isomerase/epimerase family protein: protein MMTSSLYVHIPAHLLPARLPFLLNRRLQPEVACQEVALDRLDFIHLGGCADQLQEHGLSTTLHAPFSNFNPGSSKSRIRNLSMKTAEKSLLLAEKLHARRIVFHPGLAYGNDEKKLNVWLENNLTFWPELLRHAVEINCTICIENIYATSPDIFIRLISLLDSTHFGHVFDIGHWNIFGEVPLLDWLDKAAPYLKHMHLHDNHGERDEHLAVGQGGVPFSILFEWLKTAEAPPTMTLENHSLPDMELSLKVLQKHFLEIT from the coding sequence ATGATGACATCATCTTTATACGTCCATATTCCGGCCCATCTGTTGCCGGCCCGACTCCCTTTTCTGCTGAATCGCAGATTACAGCCGGAAGTTGCTTGTCAGGAGGTCGCTCTGGACAGGCTCGATTTTATCCATCTTGGGGGTTGTGCAGATCAACTTCAGGAGCATGGTTTGAGCACAACTTTGCATGCCCCTTTCAGCAATTTCAATCCTGGTAGCAGTAAAAGTAGAATCCGTAATCTTTCCATGAAAACAGCCGAGAAGTCGCTCCTGCTGGCGGAAAAACTTCATGCTCGGCGGATTGTTTTTCATCCCGGTCTGGCCTATGGGAATGATGAGAAAAAGCTCAACGTTTGGCTTGAGAATAATCTGACTTTCTGGCCTGAACTTCTCAGGCATGCTGTTGAGATCAACTGTACCATTTGCATTGAAAATATTTATGCGACCTCTCCCGATATTTTTATTCGGCTGATCTCTCTTTTGGATTCTACCCATTTCGGACATGTATTTGATATCGGCCACTGGAATATTTTTGGCGAGGTGCCATTACTTGATTGGTTGGATAAGGCTGCGCCCTATTTGAAACACATGCATCTGCATGATAACCATGGTGAAAGAGATGAACATCTTGCTGTGGGTCAGGGTGGGGTTCCCTTTTCAATCCTTTTTGAATGGCTGAAAACAGCAGAGGCCCCTCCAACTATGACTTTGGAAAATCATAGCTTGCCCGATATGGAGTTGTCTTTAAAAGTTCTTCAGAAGCACTTTCTTGAAATTACTTAA
- a CDS encoding GntR family transcriptional regulator, whose protein sequence is MKTKQIERHQTLREKILETIRDAILKGDLKPGEKVAEPELAERFGISRTPIREAFRQLESEGYLTVVPRKGAVVAALSEQDIQEYYAVKSILEGYAAELAAENLTEKELAKLVAINERLKQLATEGDVKSFYKIHHEFHDTFLKSANNSKLYELINQLGQKFTRLRMASLSVDGRMAISVAEHDKLLDAFRNHDGKAAENLIKKTAAIGGKVLLENMARSQGEAVSSPLVNQNIDAY, encoded by the coding sequence TTGAAAACCAAACAGATTGAACGTCATCAGACTTTACGTGAAAAAATTCTTGAAACCATTCGTGACGCGATCCTTAAGGGGGACCTTAAGCCCGGTGAAAAAGTTGCTGAACCCGAACTGGCTGAACGGTTTGGAATCAGTCGAACACCAATCCGCGAAGCCTTTCGGCAATTGGAATCCGAAGGCTATCTGACCGTAGTCCCGCGCAAAGGTGCTGTTGTTGCCGCGCTGTCAGAGCAGGATATTCAGGAATATTATGCGGTTAAAAGTATTCTTGAAGGGTATGCTGCAGAGCTGGCTGCTGAAAACTTAACGGAAAAAGAGCTGGCAAAATTAGTAGCAATCAACGAGCGGCTCAAACAACTGGCCACTGAAGGAGACGTGAAATCATTCTATAAGATCCACCATGAATTTCACGATACATTTTTAAAATCTGCAAACAACAGTAAGCTATATGAGTTAATTAACCAGCTGGGTCAAAAATTCACCCGATTGCGAATGGCATCTCTTTCAGTCGATGGCCGAATGGCCATTTCTGTTGCAGAACATGATAAACTCCTCGACGCATTCCGCAATCATGACGGCAAGGCCGCTGAAAATTTGATTAAAAAAACAGCGGCTATCGGTGGAAAAGTATTATTGGAAAATATGGCTCGCTCTCAGGGAGAAGCGGTTAGCAGTCCCTTGGTCAATCAGAATATCGACGCTTACTGA